The Phacochoerus africanus isolate WHEZ1 chromosome 3, ROS_Pafr_v1, whole genome shotgun sequence genome window below encodes:
- the LOC125122143 gene encoding uncharacterized protein LOC125122143 isoform X2: MEQVCDGHLDCLDGSDEMDCTYPDKTHSKPTPKMSEAGKRLSPNAAQPLQGTRSNKARSPSPEGKNYPVGQTVMPLTPALKSKIPETKEGVQPKDSRKAKYILCSSDFCNGRGICTMEGDLKKCSCLMKYGGEFCEEAAHGPAPGYMALSLTVTLLVVLAVLGAFVYFRREHKLKRNSAASLRNPTCHKENDQEEENLMNSEIFVNEAYDEQELLTSLQTD, from the exons ATGGAGCAAGTTTGTGATGGTCATTTGGACTGTCTGGATGGATCTGATGAGATGGACT GTACCTATCCAGATAAAACTCATTCGAAACCAACACCGAAAATGTCAGAGGCTGGAAAAAGACTTTCACCAAATGCTGCCCAACCTCTCCAGGGTACCAGGTCTAACAAGGCTAGATCTCCAAGTCCAGAAGGGAAGAATTATCCTGTTGGACAAACAGTAATGCCTCTGACTCCTGCTCTAAAGAGCAAGATTCCAGAAACGAAGGAAGGCGTTCAGCCCAAGGACTCACGGAAGGCAAAATATATACTCTGTAGCAGCGATTTCTGTAATGGGAGGGGAATCTGTACAATGGAAGGAGATCTGAAAAAATGCAGCTGTCTGATGAAGTATGGTGGAGAGTTCTGTGAAGAAGCGGCACATGGACCTGCCCCTGGCTATATGGCCCTTAGCTTAACCGTAACCCTACTGGTGGTTCTGGCAGTTCTTGGAGCTTTTGTATATTTCAGAAGAGAACACAAATTAAAACG AAACAGTGCagcatcattaagaaatccaacCTGCCATAAAGAAAATGACCAAGAAGAGGAGAATCTAATGAACAGTGAGATTTTTGTCAATGAAGCATATGATGAACAG GAATTGTTAACCTCTTTACAAACTGACTAA
- the LOC125122143 gene encoding uncharacterized protein LOC125122143 isoform X1, with translation MEQVCDGHLDCLDGSDEMDCTYPDKTHSKPTPKMSEAGKRLSPNAAQPLQGTRSNKARSPSPEGKNYPVGQTVMPLTPALKSKIPETKEGVQPKDSRKAKYILCSSDFCNGRGICTMEGDLKKCSCLMKYGGEFCEEAAHGPAPGYMALSLTVTLLVVLAVLGAFVYFRREHKLKRNSAASLRNPTCHKENDQEEENLMNSEIFVNEAYDEQVCLGNVFSENRWRGPLTECPF, from the exons ATGGAGCAAGTTTGTGATGGTCATTTGGACTGTCTGGATGGATCTGATGAGATGGACT GTACCTATCCAGATAAAACTCATTCGAAACCAACACCGAAAATGTCAGAGGCTGGAAAAAGACTTTCACCAAATGCTGCCCAACCTCTCCAGGGTACCAGGTCTAACAAGGCTAGATCTCCAAGTCCAGAAGGGAAGAATTATCCTGTTGGACAAACAGTAATGCCTCTGACTCCTGCTCTAAAGAGCAAGATTCCAGAAACGAAGGAAGGCGTTCAGCCCAAGGACTCACGGAAGGCAAAATATATACTCTGTAGCAGCGATTTCTGTAATGGGAGGGGAATCTGTACAATGGAAGGAGATCTGAAAAAATGCAGCTGTCTGATGAAGTATGGTGGAGAGTTCTGTGAAGAAGCGGCACATGGACCTGCCCCTGGCTATATGGCCCTTAGCTTAACCGTAACCCTACTGGTGGTTCTGGCAGTTCTTGGAGCTTTTGTATATTTCAGAAGAGAACACAAATTAAAACG AAACAGTGCagcatcattaagaaatccaacCTGCCATAAAGAAAATGACCAAGAAGAGGAGAATCTAATGAACAGTGAGATTTTTGTCAATGAAGCATATGATGAACAGGTATGCCTGGGAAATGTCTTTTCGGAAAACAGATGGCGAGGTCCACTCACAGAATGCCCTTTCTGA
- the LOC125121905 gene encoding low-density lipoprotein receptor-related protein 4-like, whose protein sequence is MQIYLKNLEASQGQATLPEHRILPFTSMNQLASMDYLVQERALYLSELNKGVIWLLRLRDSGKLSWRKIISTEGSVIDLAVDWLSGNIYWIDSMNPHINVASSKGQHTTVLLSQRLYRPTSTVLHPPTAVMCFVDLGSLDDSKRGSSIECASMDGSKRKVLWQKSQVPVGLTFSDAGTRVYWADPGRGLIESIQRDGSGYRVDRRGIQGLNLFTYGQGMMFWTTVDDAETNKVWYSKAELLENRWFQVDQKIVDLKVYSKFSQQDTDGVPN, encoded by the exons ATGCAG aTTTATCTGAAAAATCTAGAAGCTTCACAAGGACAAGCAACTTTACCAGAACATAGGATTCTTCCCTTTACCAGCATGAACCAGCTTGCATCAATGGACTACCTCGTCCAGGAGAGGGCTCTGTACCTTTCAGAGTTGAATAAGGGTGTTATCTGgctcctgaggctcagagactctGGGAAGCTTTCTTGGAGGAAAATCATATCCACAGAAGGGTCAGTGATTGACCTTGCCGTGGACTGGTTGAGTGGAAACATCTACTGGATTGATAGTATGAATCCTCACATCAATGTTGCTTCCTCCAAAGGCCAGCACACCACAGTCTTGCTCAGCCAGCGTCTTTACCGTCCAACTTCTACTGTGCTCCACCCGCCGACGGCAGTCATGTGCTTTGTGGACCTGGGTTCCCTGGATGACAGTAAGCGTGGCTCCAGCATTGAATGTGCCTCCATGGATGGCAGCAAGAGGAAGGTGCTATGGCAGAAATCCCAGGTCCCTGTGGGCCTGACCTTTTCAGATGCAGGGACCCGAGTGTACTGGGCTGATCCTG GGAGAGGACTCATAGAAAGTATTCAACGAGATGGCTCTGGATACAGAGTAGACCGCAGGGGCATTCAGGGCCTTAACCTCTTCACTTATGGCCAAGGCATGATGTTCTGGACAACAGTTGATGATG CTGAAACCAATAAAGTTTGGTACAGCAAGGCAGAACTTTTAGAAAACAGGTGGTTCCAAGTAGACCAGAAGATTGTGGATTTAAAAGTTTACAGTAAATTTAGTCAACAGG ACACAGATGGAGTGCCTAATTGA